Proteins from a single region of Primulina tabacum isolate GXHZ01 chromosome 5, ASM2559414v2, whole genome shotgun sequence:
- the LOC142545925 gene encoding uncharacterized protein LOC142545925 isoform X1: MSRCFPYPPPGYTLSRSSEDALIESIKLQKERVKAKEQRKEMRKVKKERRKEEDKRKERKDKANPNKNSDKYDISKGQCDKNFWASIDHLEKSGLTDECEQPICLRIPSTSSDSTENSTKRKREFFPVDCRHDHGNVIRTQMASKEQNYSNSSVEHICSTSGRTDIPAQNKDGIGHESKQEAIETSKFGQSFTAKAEKEEIICLISKIDAGAPGITGTSSVPDAVWSSIQNGNQSITSYSIHGFLHSLRIHVLTQVILIGSSVATINATRPRKG, translated from the exons CTCCAAAAAGAAAGGGTGAAAGCCAAGGAACAACGGAAGGAGATGAGAAAAGTGAAAAAAGAGAGAAGAAAAGAGGAGGATAAAAGGAAAGAGAGGAAGGATAAGGCAAATCCAAATAAGAACTCAGATAAGTATGATATTTCAAAGGGACAATGTGACAAGAATTTTTGGGCAAGTATCGATCATTTGGAAAAAAGTGGCCTCACTGATGAGTGTGAGCAGCCTATTTGTTTGCGCATTCCTAGCACTTCCTCGGACAGCACCGAGAATAGCACCAAAAGGAAGAGAGAATTTTTCCCCGTTGATTGCAGGCATGACCATG GCAATGTTATCAGAACACAGATGGCCTCAAAGGAACAAAATTATTCCAATTCGTCAGTTGAACATATCTGCTCTACATCTGGGAGGACGGACATTCCTGCCCAAAATAAAGATGGAATTGGCCATGAAAGCAAGCAAGAGGCCATTGAGACCAGCAAATTTGGTCAGAGTTTTACTGCTAAAGCTGAAAAGGAGGAGATTATCTGTTTAATTTCTAAGATTGATGCTGGTGCTCCTGGCATAACTGGAACTTCATCCGTGCCTGATGCAGTTTGGTCCTCTATCCAAAACGGGAATCAAAGTATAACAAGTTATTCGATACATGGCTTCCTGCACAGCTTGAGGATACATGTCTTGACACAGGTGATCTTGATTGGCTCTTCAGTGGCGACAATCAATGCAACCAGGCCAAGAAAAGGTTGA
- the LOC142545925 gene encoding uncharacterized protein LOC142545925 isoform X2 — protein sequence MRKVKKERRKEEDKRKERKDKANPNKNSDKYDISKGQCDKNFWASIDHLEKSGLTDECEQPICLRIPSTSSDSTENSTKRKREFFPVDCRHDHGNVIRTQMASKEQNYSNSSVEHICSTSGRTDIPAQNKDGIGHESKQEAIETSKFGQSFTAKAEKEEIICLISKIDAGAPGITGTSSVPDAVWSSIQNGNQSITSYSIHGFLHSLRIHVLTQVILIGSSVATINATRPRKG from the exons ATGAGAAAAGTGAAAAAAGAGAGAAGAAAAGAGGAGGATAAAAGGAAAGAGAGGAAGGATAAGGCAAATCCAAATAAGAACTCAGATAAGTATGATATTTCAAAGGGACAATGTGACAAGAATTTTTGGGCAAGTATCGATCATTTGGAAAAAAGTGGCCTCACTGATGAGTGTGAGCAGCCTATTTGTTTGCGCATTCCTAGCACTTCCTCGGACAGCACCGAGAATAGCACCAAAAGGAAGAGAGAATTTTTCCCCGTTGATTGCAGGCATGACCATG GCAATGTTATCAGAACACAGATGGCCTCAAAGGAACAAAATTATTCCAATTCGTCAGTTGAACATATCTGCTCTACATCTGGGAGGACGGACATTCCTGCCCAAAATAAAGATGGAATTGGCCATGAAAGCAAGCAAGAGGCCATTGAGACCAGCAAATTTGGTCAGAGTTTTACTGCTAAAGCTGAAAAGGAGGAGATTATCTGTTTAATTTCTAAGATTGATGCTGGTGCTCCTGGCATAACTGGAACTTCATCCGTGCCTGATGCAGTTTGGTCCTCTATCCAAAACGGGAATCAAAGTATAACAAGTTATTCGATACATGGCTTCCTGCACAGCTTGAGGATACATGTCTTGACACAGGTGATCTTGATTGGCTCTTCAGTGGCGACAATCAATGCAACCAGGCCAAGAAAAGGTTGA
- the LOC142545926 gene encoding ABC transporter B family member 13-like isoform X2, producing MSSLSKKGEDAYAEAGRVAQEVISQVRTVYSFVGEEKAIEIYSNSLKNGLKLVRKTGIVKGIGIGFTFGLLFCCWALLLWYASVLVRNHVTNGGKAFTTILNVIYSGFALGQAAPNLAAISKARAAVTGILKMIGNDSNASKSSDEGIVLSRIDGHIEFREVCFAYPSRPAPVFKDLSFSVSAGKSLAIVGPSGSGKSTIISMIQRFYNPTSGKILLDGNDMEKLRLKWLRSHMGLVNQEPVLFATTIAENILFGEEGANLEEITEAAKSANAHSFIQSLPNGYRTQVGEGGTQLSGGQKQRIAIARAILRNPKILLLDEATSALDSESEFTVQQALNSVMNDRTTIVIAHRLSTVREVGTILVLKNGKIVDKGTHTELMSKGGDYASLVSMQMSEYKTNPSSDNNTRISGVSSTQEYLDIDNCQQKLKPIVCNDLHKSSDHKKVPRNLRSPVWELIKLNAPEWPCAVLGSLGAVLTGMETPIFALAITHILTVFYSGDNSIIKQEVRKISFIFIGAALVTIFIYLLQHYFYTLMGERLIARVRLSMFSAILSNEIGWFDEDENSTGSLASKLATDATLVRIAIADRISTAVQNMALALTAFVIAFILSWRIAIVVVAVFPILIGANIAEQLFLKGFGGDYAKAYYRATEVAREAIANIRTVAAFGAEERMTAKFASELHQPRKRALLRGHILGFGYGISLFLAYSSYAVGLWYASVLIKEGKSNFGNIIKSFMILIITALAAAETLALAPNFVKGSKVLESVFNILNRSTEIDPENPSSTMVTEIRGDIEFKNVCFKYPTRPDIIVFDNLNLKVSKEKSMAIVGQSGSGKSTIISLISRFYDTTSGTILIDGCDIKNLNLKSLRLRIGLVQQEPALFSTTIYENIKYGNRKASEIEIKNAAVAANAHGFISQMPEGYHTQVGEKGVQLSGGQKQRVAIARAILKDPAILLLDEATSALDTESEMQVQDAINKLMNGRTTILIAHRLSTIRNADLITVLQNGKTVESGSHEQLISRHDSVYFQLVHLQCEQKGVENIE from the exons ATGTCGTCCTTGTCCAAGAAAGGAGAGGATGCATATGCAGAGGCTGGAAGAGTAGCACAAGAG GTTATATCACAAGTTCGTACGGTATACTCTTTCGTTGGAGAAGAAAAGGCCATTGAAATATATTCTAATTCACTTAAAAATGGCCTCAAGCTGGTGAGGAAGACTGGGATTGTGAAGGGAATTGGCATCGGCTTTACCTTTGGGCTTTTATTTTGCTGTTGGGCTTTACTTCTTTGGTATGCCAGTGTTCTTGTAAGGAATCATGTTACGAATGGAGGGAAAGCGTTCACAACAATTTTAAATGTGATTTATAGTGGATT TGCACTTGGTCAAGCGGCTCCAAATCTTGCTGCCATTTCCAAGGCTCGTGCTGCAGTTACAGGTATCTTAAAAATGATAGGAAATGATTCTAATGCTTCTAAAAGTTCAGATGAGGGGATTGTGCTGTCAAGAATAGATGGACATATCGAATTTCGGGAGGTCTGTTTCGCTTACCCTTCTCGACCCGCTCCGGTTTTCAAGGATCTGAGCTTCTCAGTATCTGCTGGCAAGTCATTAGCCATTGTTGGTCCTAGTGGCTCGGGGAAGAGCACCATTATCTCCATGATTCAACGATTCTACAACCCAACTTCAG GAAAAATTTTGTTGGATGGAAATGATATGGAGAAACTTCGATTAAAATGGTTAAGATCACATATGGGATTGGTTAACCAAGAGCCAGTTCTGTTTGCTACAACCATAgctgaaaatattttgttcgGTGAAGAAGGCGCAAACTTGGAGGAAATAACTGAGGCTGCAAAATCTGCAAATGCACATTCTTTCATCCAAAGTTTACCCAATGGTTATCGCACTCAG GTAGGAGAAGGGGGAACGCAGCTTTCAGGAGGTCAGAAGCAGAGAATTGCTATTGCTAGAGCAATATTGAGAAATCCGAAGATACTGCTACTGGATGAAGCGACTAGCGCACTTGACTCAGAGTCGGAATTCACAGTTCAACAGGCACTGAATTCAGTCATGAATGATAGGACAACAATTGTTATTGCACACAGATTATCAACAGTTAGAGAGGTTGGCACGATTCTCGTTCTCAAGAATGGTAAAATTGTTGATAAAGGAACTCACACTGAACTGATGTCCAAAGGTGGAGATTATGCATCTTTGGTGAGCATGCAAATGTCTGAATACAAAACAAACCCTAGCTCAGACAACAATACAAGAATATCTGGAGTTTCCAGCACTCAAGAATACCTTGACATTGATAACTGTCAGCAGAAGTTGAAGCCAATCGTCTGTAACGATCTGCACAAGAGTAGTGATCATAAAAAAGTACCAAGAAATTTAAGAAGCCCAGTTTGGGAACTAATCAAACTCAACGCACCAGAATGGCCATGTGCTGTATTGGGTTCATTAGGCGCAGTGCTTACTGGCATGGAAACTCCTATTTTTGCCCTTGCAATCACACATATTTTAACTGTATTCTACAGTGGGGACAATTCAATAATCAAACAAGAAGTCAGAAAGATTTCTTTTATATTCATTGGGGCGGCATTGGTGACTATATTCATATATTTGTTGCAGCACTATTTCTATACCTTAATGGGAGAACGCCTTATTGCACGAGTTCGCTTGTCCATGTTCTCAG CCATTCTTTCCAATGAGATTGGCTGGTTTGACGAGGATGAGAATAGCACTGGCTCACTGGCTTCAAAATTAGCAACAGATGCAACATTAGTACGAATTGCAATAGCTGACCGTATATCCACAGCTGTCCAAAATATGGCACTAGCTCTGACCGCATTTGTTATTGCTTTTATACTAAGTTGGCGTATTGCAATTGTTGTGGTTGCTGTATTTCCTATTCTTATCGGTGCAAATATAGCTGAG CAACTATTTCTTAAGGGGTTTGGAGGAGATTATGCGAAGGCATACTATCGAGCTACGGAAGTTGCTCGTGAAGCCATTGCTAATATCCGTACAGTCGCTGCTTTTGGAGCTGAAGAAAGGATGACAGCCAAATTTGCCTCTGAACTACACCAGCCAAGAAAGAGAGCTCTACTACGTGGTCATATACTGGGTTTCGGCTATGGTATATCTCTATTTCTTGCATATTCTTCTTATGCGGTTGGACTTTGGTATGCATCTGTTCTGATTAAAGAAGGAAAGTCAAACTTCGGAAACATCATTAAGTCCTTCATGATCTTGATCATTACCGCCTTAGCCGCAGCAGAAACGCTCGCCTTGGCACCTAACTTTGTAAAGGGATCAAAAGTTCTTGAATCAGTGTTCAACATTCTTAATAGAAGCACAGAAATTGATCCTGAAAATCCCTCGTCCACTATGGTGACTGAGATCAGGGGAGACATTGAATTCAAGAATGTGTGCTTTAAATACCCTACTAGGCCAGATATAATAGTTTTCGATAATTTGAACTTGAAAGTATCAAAGGAAAAGAGCATGGCTATTGTAGGCCAAAGCGGTTCAGGGAAGAGTACCATAATCTCTCTGATTTCAAGATTTTACGATACTACTTCAGGGACAATTTTGATCGATGGATGCGACATCAAGAACTTAAACCTTAAATCTCTGCGGTTAAGAATAGGTCTAGTGCAGCAAGAGCCAGCATTATTCTCCACAACCatttatgaaaatatcaaaTACGGAAACAGGAAAGCATCAGAAATCGAGATAAAGAATGCTGCAGTAGCGGCAAATGCACATGGATTCATCAGCCAAATGCCAGAAGGATACCACACTCAAGTTGGTGAAAAGGGGGTGCAATTATCAGGGGGACAAAAACAAAGGGTAGCAATTGCGAGGGCGATTCTCAAGGATCCAGCCATTCTTCTTCTGGATGAAGCGACAAGTGCTCTGGATACAGAATCAGAAATGCAAGTTCAAGATGCCATTAACAAGCTTATGAATGGAAGGACGACGATTCTGATAGCACACAGGCTTTCTACCATTCGAAATGCCGATCTTATCACTGTGCTGCAGAATGGAAAAACGGTTGAAAGTGGAAGCCATGAGCAACTTATTAGCAGACATGATAGTGTATATTTTCAGTTGGTCCATTTACAGTGTGAGCAGAAAGGTGTAGAAAACATAGAATGA
- the LOC142545926 gene encoding ABC transporter B family member 13-like isoform X1, which yields MDEVEISKSEQSFEHDEVPGSQKSMDSTSEKQEIVSFFRLFAAADKVDYALMFLGSIGACLQGATLPVFFVLFGRMINSLGSLSSDPHRFSSEVSKYSLFLVYLGLVIWLSAWAGVACWTQTGERQTASLRKKYLQSVLGKNIKFFDTEAGEQNIIFRISSDAILVQDAIGDKICHCICHLSTFFVGFLLGFCSVWQLTLLTLAIVPLIAVAGGVYTIIMSSLSKKGEDAYAEAGRVAQEVISQVRTVYSFVGEEKAIEIYSNSLKNGLKLVRKTGIVKGIGIGFTFGLLFCCWALLLWYASVLVRNHVTNGGKAFTTILNVIYSGFALGQAAPNLAAISKARAAVTGILKMIGNDSNASKSSDEGIVLSRIDGHIEFREVCFAYPSRPAPVFKDLSFSVSAGKSLAIVGPSGSGKSTIISMIQRFYNPTSGKILLDGNDMEKLRLKWLRSHMGLVNQEPVLFATTIAENILFGEEGANLEEITEAAKSANAHSFIQSLPNGYRTQVGEGGTQLSGGQKQRIAIARAILRNPKILLLDEATSALDSESEFTVQQALNSVMNDRTTIVIAHRLSTVREVGTILVLKNGKIVDKGTHTELMSKGGDYASLVSMQMSEYKTNPSSDNNTRISGVSSTQEYLDIDNCQQKLKPIVCNDLHKSSDHKKVPRNLRSPVWELIKLNAPEWPCAVLGSLGAVLTGMETPIFALAITHILTVFYSGDNSIIKQEVRKISFIFIGAALVTIFIYLLQHYFYTLMGERLIARVRLSMFSAILSNEIGWFDEDENSTGSLASKLATDATLVRIAIADRISTAVQNMALALTAFVIAFILSWRIAIVVVAVFPILIGANIAEQLFLKGFGGDYAKAYYRATEVAREAIANIRTVAAFGAEERMTAKFASELHQPRKRALLRGHILGFGYGISLFLAYSSYAVGLWYASVLIKEGKSNFGNIIKSFMILIITALAAAETLALAPNFVKGSKVLESVFNILNRSTEIDPENPSSTMVTEIRGDIEFKNVCFKYPTRPDIIVFDNLNLKVSKEKSMAIVGQSGSGKSTIISLISRFYDTTSGTILIDGCDIKNLNLKSLRLRIGLVQQEPALFSTTIYENIKYGNRKASEIEIKNAAVAANAHGFISQMPEGYHTQVGEKGVQLSGGQKQRVAIARAILKDPAILLLDEATSALDTESEMQVQDAINKLMNGRTTILIAHRLSTIRNADLITVLQNGKTVESGSHEQLISRHDSVYFQLVHLQCEQKGVENIE from the exons ATGGATGAAGTTGAAATTTCAAAAAGCGAACAAAGTTTCGAGCACGATGAGGTGCCCGGAAGCCAAAAATCGATGGATTCAACTTCGGAAAAGCAAGAAATTGTTTCATTCTTTAGGCTATTTGCTGCAGCGGATAAGGTAGACTATGCTTTGATGTTTCTTGGAAGCATTGGCGCTTGCTTACAAGGTGCTACACTTCCTGTATTTTTTGTATTGTTTGGTCGTATGATCAATTCTTTAGGAAGCTTGTCTTCGGATCCTCACAGATTTTCTTCAGAAGTGTCCAAG TATTCTCTATTCTTAGTTTATCTTGGATTGGTTATTTGGTTATCAGCGTGGGCCG GCGTTGCATGTTGGACTCAGACGGGGGAAAGGCAAACAGCTTCGTTGCGAAAGAAGTATCTTCAATCCGTGTTGGGAAAAAATATTAAGTTCTTCGATACAGAAGCAGGAGagcaaaatataatttttcgcaTCTCGAGCGATGCCATACTCGTGCAGGATGCAATAGGAGATAAG ATATGCCATTGCATATGCCATCTTTCGACGTTTTTTGTGGGATTTTTGTTGGGATTCTGTTCGGTGTGGCAGCTCACGCTTCTCACATTGGCTATTGTCCCTTTAATCGCCGTTGCTGGAGGAGTATATACAATAATCATGTCGTCCTTGTCCAAGAAAGGAGAGGATGCATATGCAGAGGCTGGAAGAGTAGCACAAGAG GTTATATCACAAGTTCGTACGGTATACTCTTTCGTTGGAGAAGAAAAGGCCATTGAAATATATTCTAATTCACTTAAAAATGGCCTCAAGCTGGTGAGGAAGACTGGGATTGTGAAGGGAATTGGCATCGGCTTTACCTTTGGGCTTTTATTTTGCTGTTGGGCTTTACTTCTTTGGTATGCCAGTGTTCTTGTAAGGAATCATGTTACGAATGGAGGGAAAGCGTTCACAACAATTTTAAATGTGATTTATAGTGGATT TGCACTTGGTCAAGCGGCTCCAAATCTTGCTGCCATTTCCAAGGCTCGTGCTGCAGTTACAGGTATCTTAAAAATGATAGGAAATGATTCTAATGCTTCTAAAAGTTCAGATGAGGGGATTGTGCTGTCAAGAATAGATGGACATATCGAATTTCGGGAGGTCTGTTTCGCTTACCCTTCTCGACCCGCTCCGGTTTTCAAGGATCTGAGCTTCTCAGTATCTGCTGGCAAGTCATTAGCCATTGTTGGTCCTAGTGGCTCGGGGAAGAGCACCATTATCTCCATGATTCAACGATTCTACAACCCAACTTCAG GAAAAATTTTGTTGGATGGAAATGATATGGAGAAACTTCGATTAAAATGGTTAAGATCACATATGGGATTGGTTAACCAAGAGCCAGTTCTGTTTGCTACAACCATAgctgaaaatattttgttcgGTGAAGAAGGCGCAAACTTGGAGGAAATAACTGAGGCTGCAAAATCTGCAAATGCACATTCTTTCATCCAAAGTTTACCCAATGGTTATCGCACTCAG GTAGGAGAAGGGGGAACGCAGCTTTCAGGAGGTCAGAAGCAGAGAATTGCTATTGCTAGAGCAATATTGAGAAATCCGAAGATACTGCTACTGGATGAAGCGACTAGCGCACTTGACTCAGAGTCGGAATTCACAGTTCAACAGGCACTGAATTCAGTCATGAATGATAGGACAACAATTGTTATTGCACACAGATTATCAACAGTTAGAGAGGTTGGCACGATTCTCGTTCTCAAGAATGGTAAAATTGTTGATAAAGGAACTCACACTGAACTGATGTCCAAAGGTGGAGATTATGCATCTTTGGTGAGCATGCAAATGTCTGAATACAAAACAAACCCTAGCTCAGACAACAATACAAGAATATCTGGAGTTTCCAGCACTCAAGAATACCTTGACATTGATAACTGTCAGCAGAAGTTGAAGCCAATCGTCTGTAACGATCTGCACAAGAGTAGTGATCATAAAAAAGTACCAAGAAATTTAAGAAGCCCAGTTTGGGAACTAATCAAACTCAACGCACCAGAATGGCCATGTGCTGTATTGGGTTCATTAGGCGCAGTGCTTACTGGCATGGAAACTCCTATTTTTGCCCTTGCAATCACACATATTTTAACTGTATTCTACAGTGGGGACAATTCAATAATCAAACAAGAAGTCAGAAAGATTTCTTTTATATTCATTGGGGCGGCATTGGTGACTATATTCATATATTTGTTGCAGCACTATTTCTATACCTTAATGGGAGAACGCCTTATTGCACGAGTTCGCTTGTCCATGTTCTCAG CCATTCTTTCCAATGAGATTGGCTGGTTTGACGAGGATGAGAATAGCACTGGCTCACTGGCTTCAAAATTAGCAACAGATGCAACATTAGTACGAATTGCAATAGCTGACCGTATATCCACAGCTGTCCAAAATATGGCACTAGCTCTGACCGCATTTGTTATTGCTTTTATACTAAGTTGGCGTATTGCAATTGTTGTGGTTGCTGTATTTCCTATTCTTATCGGTGCAAATATAGCTGAG CAACTATTTCTTAAGGGGTTTGGAGGAGATTATGCGAAGGCATACTATCGAGCTACGGAAGTTGCTCGTGAAGCCATTGCTAATATCCGTACAGTCGCTGCTTTTGGAGCTGAAGAAAGGATGACAGCCAAATTTGCCTCTGAACTACACCAGCCAAGAAAGAGAGCTCTACTACGTGGTCATATACTGGGTTTCGGCTATGGTATATCTCTATTTCTTGCATATTCTTCTTATGCGGTTGGACTTTGGTATGCATCTGTTCTGATTAAAGAAGGAAAGTCAAACTTCGGAAACATCATTAAGTCCTTCATGATCTTGATCATTACCGCCTTAGCCGCAGCAGAAACGCTCGCCTTGGCACCTAACTTTGTAAAGGGATCAAAAGTTCTTGAATCAGTGTTCAACATTCTTAATAGAAGCACAGAAATTGATCCTGAAAATCCCTCGTCCACTATGGTGACTGAGATCAGGGGAGACATTGAATTCAAGAATGTGTGCTTTAAATACCCTACTAGGCCAGATATAATAGTTTTCGATAATTTGAACTTGAAAGTATCAAAGGAAAAGAGCATGGCTATTGTAGGCCAAAGCGGTTCAGGGAAGAGTACCATAATCTCTCTGATTTCAAGATTTTACGATACTACTTCAGGGACAATTTTGATCGATGGATGCGACATCAAGAACTTAAACCTTAAATCTCTGCGGTTAAGAATAGGTCTAGTGCAGCAAGAGCCAGCATTATTCTCCACAACCatttatgaaaatatcaaaTACGGAAACAGGAAAGCATCAGAAATCGAGATAAAGAATGCTGCAGTAGCGGCAAATGCACATGGATTCATCAGCCAAATGCCAGAAGGATACCACACTCAAGTTGGTGAAAAGGGGGTGCAATTATCAGGGGGACAAAAACAAAGGGTAGCAATTGCGAGGGCGATTCTCAAGGATCCAGCCATTCTTCTTCTGGATGAAGCGACAAGTGCTCTGGATACAGAATCAGAAATGCAAGTTCAAGATGCCATTAACAAGCTTATGAATGGAAGGACGACGATTCTGATAGCACACAGGCTTTCTACCATTCGAAATGCCGATCTTATCACTGTGCTGCAGAATGGAAAAACGGTTGAAAGTGGAAGCCATGAGCAACTTATTAGCAGACATGATAGTGTATATTTTCAGTTGGTCCATTTACAGTGTGAGCAGAAAGGTGTAGAAAACATAGAATGA